Proteins encoded within one genomic window of Gadus macrocephalus chromosome 16, ASM3116895v1:
- the rhbdd1 gene encoding rhomboid-related protein 4: protein MRRQRPRGSQLGLLLLASQLFQVGLDNVPPVTLGVLGLNVYLYLFPAAPLMQACVSVQNAYWHGDWRRLFLSPFHHVDDWHLYFNLTSFLWKGINLERRMGGAWFLYVLSVFSLLTGLVYLGLEAGLTLLTDDHSYSVQCAVGFSGVLFALKILSNHYHPGGVTHVLGLRVDNRYASWVELVLIHLTNPGTSLIGHLAGILVGLLYTAGPLKSIMKTSAAWVTGPSRFSQPNNSYSGYSGTRSGGPAGGEYAGRRWDQAGGMTEQEQLDQALRNSLNDAGPRPGDAAPPPYGFNLSDEEVRRRRLMRFDR, encoded by the exons ATGCGACGGCAGCGTCCTCGGGGGTCGCAGTTGGGTCTTCTGCTGCTGGCCTCCCAGTTGTTCCAGGTGGGGCTTGACAACGTCCCCCCCGTTACTCTGGGTGTGCTTGGCCTCAACGTTTACCTCTATTTGTTCCCCGCTGCTCCACTAatgcag gcatgtgtgagtgtacagAATGCCTATTGGCACGGCGACTGGCGGCGCCTCTTCCTGTCCCCGTTCCACCACGTAGATGATTGGCACCTCTACTTCAACCTCACGTCCTTCCTGTGGAAGGGCATCAACCTGGAGCGACGTATGGGCGGAGCCTGGTTCCTCTACGTGCTGTCCGTCTTCTCTCTGCTCACGGGACTGGTCTACCTggggctggaggcggggcttaCACTTCTCACAGATGACCATTCTTACAGTGTACAGTGTGCTGTGGGCTTCTCAG gcgttcTGTTTGCCCTGAAGATCCTCAGTAACCACTACCACCCAGGGGGCGTGACCCATGTGCTGGGCCTCCGTGTGGACAACCGCTACGCCAGCTGGGTGGAGCTAGTGCTGATTCACCTCACCAATCCTGG GACATCGCTGATTGGTCATCTGGCTGGTATCCTAGTGGGTCTACTCTACACTGCCGGTCCTCTCAAGTCCATCATGAAGAcaagtgcag CGTGGGTGACTGGGCCAAGCAGATTCTCCCAACCAAACAACTCCTATTCAG gctacaGTGGCACTAGGTCAGGTGGTCCGGCGGGGGGAGAGTATGCAGGGCGCAGGTGGGACCAGGCCGGTGGGATGACGGAGCAGGAGCAGCTCGACCAAGCACTGAGGAACAGCCTGAACGACGCAG GACCCAGGCCGGGCGacgcagctcctcctccatatGGCTTCAATCTCTCCGATGaggaggtcaggaggaggaggctgatgaGGTTTGACCGCTGA
- the LOC132474496 gene encoding solute carrier family 35 member F2-like, with translation MTTTMGKFDMKILFNWQLAKTLAMGQGLALLICGTAISSQYLASDYHVNTPMLQSLLNYALLCITYTPMLFFRTGEGNMLRILKRRGWKYLLMGLVDVEANYTVVKAYQYTTLTSIQLLDCFIIPVLMVLSWWVLKTRYRPVHYVAVVVCLLGVGAMVGADLLAGRDQGSTSNILLGDGLVLVSATLYAVSNVCQEYTVKNLSRVEFLGMLGLFGTIFSTIQMVILERHELPKIQWSWQIGLLFGAYGTCMYALYSCMPVVVKLTSATSVNLSLLTADLFSLFCGLFLFHYSFSPLYLIALVVILFGFITFNAVPLPTSTPSPPSPITEDDGCYDNHAINLNEDVIDKQDVVATIVIPTEEGQGEGDQDTRSKMDTRTRIPDRGYGSFSHVLCSTKM, from the exons ATGACCACGACTATGGGGAAATTCGACATGAAGATACTTTTCAACTG GCAGCTAGCCAAGACGCTAGCCATGGGCCAAGGCCTGGCTCTGCTCATCTGTGGGACGGCCATCTCGTCTCAGTACCTGGCATCAGACTACCACGTCAACACACCCATGCTGCAGAGCCTGCTGAACTACGCCCTGCTGTGTATCACCTACACCCCCATGCTCTTCTTCAGGACAG GGGAGGGTAACATGCTGCGTATCCTGAAGCGCCGGGGCTGGAAGTACCTCCTGATGGGCCTGGTGGATGTGGAGGCCAACTACACTGTGGTGAAGGCCTACCAGTACACCACGCTCACCAGCATCCAG CTCCTGGACTGCTTCATCATCCCCGTCCTGATGGTGCTATCCTGGTGGGTCCTGAAGACCCGGTACCGGCCGGTCCACTACGTGGCTGTGGTCGTCTGCCTGCTGGGGGTGGGCGCCATGGTGGGGGCTGACCTGCTGGCCGGACGGGACCAGGGATCCA CCAGTAACATCCTGCTGGGCGACGGCCTGGTGCTGGTGAGCGCCACACTGTACGCCGTCTCCAACGTGTGCCAGGAGTACACGGTGAAGAACCTCAGCCGGGTGGAGTTCCTGGGAATGCTGGGCCTCTTCGGGACCATCTTCAGTACCATACAGAt GGTCATTCTGGAACGACATGAATTGCCAAAGATCCAGTGGAGCTGGCAAATAG GCCTGCTGTTTGGAGCCTACGGCACGTGTATGTACGCGCTGTACAGCTGCATGCCCGTGGTGGTGAAGCTGACCAGCGCCACCTCCGTCAATCTCTCCCTGCTCACCGCCGACCTCTTCAGCCTCTTCTGtggcctcttcctcttccactaCAGT TTCTCGCCTCTCTACCTCATCGCGCTGGTGGTCATTCTGTTCGGCTTCATCACCTTCAACGCCGTGCCCCTTCCCACcagcaccccctcccctccctcccccatcaccgAGGACGATGGCTGCTATGACAACCACGCCATTAACTTGAACGAGGACGTCATTGACAAACAGGATGTTGTTGCTACTATTGTCATCCCCACAGAGGAAGGACAGGGGGAGGGTGACCAGGACACCAGATCCAAAATGGACACCAGGACTCGTATCCCAGACCGTGGATATGGGAGCTTTTCTCATGTTTTGTGCAGCACTAAAATGTGA